One Bubalus bubalis isolate 160015118507 breed Murrah chromosome 10, NDDB_SH_1, whole genome shotgun sequence genomic window carries:
- the GPRC6A gene encoding LOW QUALITY PROTEIN: G-protein coupled receptor family C group 6 member A (The sequence of the model RefSeq protein was modified relative to this genomic sequence to represent the inferred CDS: inserted 7 bases in 6 codons; substituted 1 base at 1 genomic stop codon), which translates to MTTGYQANDEVVSGRLVSYESTAETLSDKIQFPSFLWTVPSDFYQTKAMAHLIQKSGQNWIDILTTDDDYGXLNTIAVQTAANNVCTAFREALPAFLSDTTIEVRINQTLERIIAEAELLAVLKNVTFMEGWSSFHFDALGAMNTGYNIVLWREINGHMSIXKMVQYDLKNDVFIVTNQETKNEHRNLKKIQSKFFKECSPGQMKKTTKSQHTCCYECVTCPENHYSNQTDTDHCLLYNNETHWAPVGSTMCFXKEMEYLDSLAILLLALSLLGILFVLAIGIIFTRNLNTPVVKSSGELMVCYVILFCHFLNFAGTGFFIREPQSFTCKTRQTLSGMSFTLSISYILMKSLKILLAFSXSKLQNFLKCFYKPIPIIFTCTGIXVVVYTLXLIFAAPAVGQNVSLPRVIIFECEEGSILAFGSMLGYAAILAFMCFICAFKGRKFPENYNEAKFITFGMFIYFIAWITFIPIYXTFGKYMLVVEIIIILISKYGIRCCMFFPKCYVILSKQETNTKSVFLKMIYSYSPHSAGSLAMSHSNITITNHTSAGGSAVQQKSRDLQVQGFAHICRENAMCRPKALPPKRISSI; encoded by the exons ATGACGACTGGATATCAAGCAAATGATGAAGTTGTTAGTGGAAGATTA GTGAGTTATGAATCTACTGCAGAAACCCTAAGTGACAAAAttcagtttccttcatttttatggaCAGTGCCCAGTGACTTCTACCAAACTAAAGCAATGGCCCACCTGATTCAGAAATCTGGACAGAATTGGATTGACATCCTAACCACAGATGACGACTATG CTCTCAACACTATTGCAGTTCAAACAGCAGCAAATAATGTGTGCACAGCCTTCAGAGAAGCTCTCCCAGCCTTCCTCTCAGATACTACCATCGAAGTCAGGATCAATCAGACACTTGAGAGAATCATAGCAGAAGCTGAG ttacTTGCTGTACTGAAAAATGTCACATTCatggagggct GGAGTTCATTTCATTTTGATGCCCTTGGAGCTATGAATACTGGATACAATATTGTGCTCTGGAGGGAGATCAATGGCCACATGTCTA ACAAGATGGTACAATATGACCTGAAGAATGATGTCTTCATTGTCAcaaatcaagaaacaaaaaatgagcATAGGAATCTTAAG AAAATTCAATCTAAATTCTTCAAGGAATGCAGTCCTGGGCAAATGAAGAAAACCACAAAAAGTCAACATACTTGCTGCTATGAATGTGTGACCTGTCCTGAAAATCACTATAGTAATCAGACAG ATACGGATCATTGCCTTTTATACAACAACGAAACTCACTGGGCCCCTGTAGGGAGCACAATGTGCT GAAAGGAAATGGAGTACCTTGACTCCTTGGCTATCTTGCTCCTGGCCCTCTCTCTGCTGGGAATTCTGTTTGTTCTGGCCATTGGCATAATATTTACAAGAAACCTGAACACACCCGTTGTGAAATCATCCGGGGAATTGATGGTCTGCTACGTAATCCTCTTCTGTCATTTCCTCAACTTTGCCGGCACAGGCTTTTTCATTAGAGAACCACAAAGCTTCACGTGTAAAACCAGGCAGACACTATCTGGCATGAGCTTTACTCTCTCCATCTCCTACATTCTGATGAAGTCCCTGAAAATTCTGCTGGCCTTCA TGTCCAAGCTGCAGAACTTCCTGAAGTGCTTCTATAAACCCATCCCCATCATTTTCACTTGCACGGGCA TGGTTGTCGTTTACACCCTCTAGCTCATCTTTGCAGCCCCTGCTGTGGGACAGAATGTCTCCTTGCCCAGAGTCATTATCTTTGAATGCGAGGAGGGGTCCATTCTTGCATTTGGCTCCATGCTGGGCTATGCTGCCATCCTGGCCTTCATGTGCTTCATTTGTGCCTTCAAAGGCAGGAAATTCCCTGAGAATTACAATGAGGCCAAATTCATAACATTTGGCATGTTCATTTACTTCATAGCTTGGATCACCTTCATCCCCATCTA CACGTTTGGCAAATATATGCTGGTTGTGGAgatcatcattattttaatatctaaataTGGGATCCGATGTTGCATGTTCTTCCCCAAATGCTATGTTATACTTTCTAAGCAAGAGACTAACACAAAATCTGTCTTTCTCAAGATGATTTACAGTTACTCTCCCCACAGTGCAGGCAGCCTTGCCATGAGCCACAGCAACATCACAATAACCAACCACACCTCTGCTGGTGGGTCTGCAGTCCAGCAGAAAAGCAGAGATCTTCAGGTACAAGGCTTTGCACACATATGCAGAGAAAATGCTATGTGCAGACCTAAAGCTTTGCCTCCAAAAAGAATCTCAAGTATATGA